In a genomic window of Chryseobacterium sp. G0162:
- a CDS encoding glucoamylase family protein, with translation MKRTLLSIAVTSLFFTFSCKNAQVSKPEIVKNNGVKSTITDEQLMDQVQKDALKYFWEYAEPNSMLGRERYHEDDIYPDHDKHVITTGGSGFGLATLLVGVERGFVPRKEVVKRLTHIMDFLAKADRHKGAWSHWINGETGKTVPFGKKDNGGDLVETAFLTSGILMVREYFKNGNTEEKALAAKCDELWKGIQWNWYTKGGEKVLYWHWSPEYQWEMNFPLEGYNECLITYILAASSPTYSIDAETYYKGWTRNGTYLTNKTKYGLPLYVKHNYAEEYGGPLFWAQYSYIGLDPTGLSDKLVKNYFDINKNQTLIDYKYCVENPKQWKGYGPNYWGLTAGYTRNEDGSTGYTAHMPSNDNGVITPTAALSSFPYTPKESMDFLRFIYTQKPEFIGSAGPYDATSINYNNWFTPRYLAIDQGTIAPMIENYRTGFLWKLFMNAPEIQQGLKKLNFQSPKYGIK, from the coding sequence ATGAAAAGGACCCTATTATCAATTGCCGTAACTTCTTTATTCTTTACTTTTTCTTGTAAAAATGCTCAGGTTTCCAAACCGGAAATTGTAAAAAATAATGGAGTGAAAAGCACCATTACTGATGAGCAGCTGATGGATCAAGTACAGAAAGATGCCTTAAAGTACTTCTGGGAGTATGCAGAACCTAATTCTATGTTGGGAAGAGAGCGTTACCATGAAGATGATATCTATCCGGATCATGATAAGCATGTTATCACAACCGGAGGTTCAGGATTTGGATTAGCGACTTTATTGGTAGGAGTAGAGAGAGGATTTGTTCCAAGAAAAGAAGTTGTGAAAAGATTAACCCATATCATGGATTTTTTGGCAAAAGCAGATCGCCACAAAGGGGCTTGGTCACATTGGATCAATGGAGAAACGGGTAAGACAGTTCCTTTTGGAAAGAAAGATAACGGCGGAGATCTTGTAGAAACAGCATTCCTTACTTCAGGAATATTAATGGTTCGTGAATACTTTAAAAATGGAAATACTGAAGAAAAAGCTTTAGCTGCAAAATGTGATGAACTTTGGAAAGGAATTCAATGGAACTGGTACACCAAAGGAGGTGAAAAGGTGTTGTACTGGCACTGGTCACCGGAATACCAATGGGAAATGAACTTTCCACTGGAAGGATATAATGAATGTTTAATTACCTATATTCTTGCTGCATCTTCACCTACCTACTCAATTGATGCTGAAACTTATTATAAAGGCTGGACCAGAAACGGGACCTACCTTACCAACAAAACAAAATACGGATTACCTCTTTATGTAAAGCACAACTATGCCGAGGAATACGGCGGGCCACTTTTCTGGGCTCAATATTCATATATCGGGCTTGATCCTACAGGATTATCCGATAAACTGGTGAAAAACTACTTTGATATTAATAAAAATCAAACCCTTATTGATTATAAATACTGTGTTGAAAACCCAAAACAATGGAAAGGCTACGGTCCAAACTATTGGGGGCTAACAGCCGGCTATACAAGAAATGAGGACGGAAGTACTGGCTATACAGCGCACATGCCAAGTAATGATAATGGAGTTATAACTCCTACGGCAGCGTTAAGCAGCTTCCCATACACTCCAAAAGAATCCATGGACTTTCTGAGGTTCATCTATACTCAGAAACCTGAATTTATTGGTTCAGCAGGTCCTTATGATGCAACTTCCATCAATTATAACAACTGGTTTACTCCAAGGTATCTGGCTATTGACCAGGGTACGATAGCACCCATGATTGAAAATTACAGAACCGGTTTCCTTTGGAAGCTATTCATGAATGCTCCGGAAATACAACAAGGCTTGAAGAAACTAAACTTCCAGTCACCAAAATATGGAATCAAATAG
- a CDS encoding RagB/SusD family nutrient uptake outer membrane protein: MKKIFLSIALLSLAASCNDYLDIKQEGYTEAASFFKTQEDAIQATSAIYSFLRSWENSAFPYQFVFGVPADDVVKGSNPGDASFINVYDNFTYTVSDEGIRGYWIGQWQGLNSCNQVITNVPKIDMDSALKTRLVAEAKMLRAYLYFNLVRIYGGVPIFDGLQSNYKVPRNSVEEVYNFIISDLTSAAEILPQTYPASDLGRVTKGAALGLLAKVYLYKKDWQKAYDTSNQVMAMGYDLDPDFNHVFRPSGEFGKESVFEVNCDCIPPLKGSQYAEVQGVRDQFGWGFFTPSNSLENAFEPGDIRKELTILRNGETTPEGDLIAMGDAQSVTTYNQKVYVPKALNKSACGYGSIQNIRILRFAEILLINAEAANELGNTSVATTNLNRVRTRAKLAGTTASTQIALRAAIWNERRVELAMEGDRFVDLVRTGQAATVLAPYGFKTGKNELFPIPFDAITESAGVFTQNPGY, encoded by the coding sequence ATGAAAAAGATATTTTTATCAATCGCATTATTATCACTTGCAGCAAGTTGTAATGATTATTTAGATATAAAACAAGAAGGATATACGGAGGCAGCATCATTCTTCAAAACGCAAGAGGATGCCATACAGGCCACAAGTGCTATCTATAGCTTTCTGAGGAGTTGGGAAAATTCGGCTTTTCCATATCAGTTTGTATTTGGAGTACCGGCAGATGATGTGGTTAAAGGCTCTAACCCCGGAGATGCTTCTTTTATCAATGTATATGATAATTTTACTTATACCGTTAGTGATGAAGGGATAAGAGGGTATTGGATCGGGCAATGGCAAGGTCTAAACAGCTGTAATCAGGTGATTACCAATGTTCCGAAAATTGATATGGATTCAGCGCTAAAAACAAGATTGGTTGCTGAAGCAAAAATGCTGAGAGCATACCTGTATTTTAACTTAGTAAGAATATATGGTGGTGTTCCTATTTTTGACGGGCTTCAGAGTAATTATAAAGTTCCTAGAAACTCAGTAGAAGAGGTGTATAACTTTATTATTTCTGATCTTACCAGTGCAGCAGAAATTCTTCCTCAGACTTATCCTGCTTCAGATTTGGGAAGAGTAACAAAAGGTGCGGCATTAGGTTTACTTGCCAAAGTATATCTTTATAAAAAAGACTGGCAAAAAGCATATGATACCTCTAACCAGGTAATGGCGATGGGGTATGACTTGGATCCTGATTTCAATCATGTGTTCAGACCATCAGGTGAATTTGGTAAAGAATCTGTTTTTGAAGTCAACTGTGACTGTATACCTCCACTGAAGGGAAGCCAGTATGCAGAAGTACAGGGCGTAAGGGATCAGTTTGGTTGGGGTTTCTTTACTCCTTCCAACTCACTTGAAAATGCCTTTGAACCTGGTGATATCAGAAAAGAACTTACCATTTTAAGAAACGGAGAAACGACCCCAGAGGGAGATTTAATTGCAATGGGTGATGCTCAATCAGTGACTACCTATAACCAAAAAGTTTATGTACCAAAAGCATTGAATAAGAGTGCTTGTGGGTATGGATCTATTCAGAATATTAGAATATTAAGATTTGCAGAAATTCTTCTAATCAATGCAGAGGCGGCTAACGAATTAGGAAATACCTCGGTAGCTACTACAAATCTTAATCGAGTAAGAACCAGAGCCAAACTGGCAGGAACTACAGCTTCAACACAAATAGCTCTTAGAGCTGCAATCTGGAATGAACGTAGAGTAGAATTAGCGATGGAAGGAGATCGTTTTGTAGATCTTGTAAGAACAGGACAAGCAGCTACGGTTCTTGCCCCTTATGGATTCAAAACAGGGAAAAATGAATTGTTCCCAATTCCATTTGATGCTATTACTGAAAGTGCCGGAGTGTTTACACAAAACCCAGGATATTAA
- a CDS encoding DUF4197 family protein, with amino-acid sequence MKKYIIAAALIIGTGAVITTTVQSCTTLATSDMGLSIIKRMLLNGIDKGMGIYTNKEAFLQNNMVDKALPKELRDINSMLEKIAPSLVAKERDYIAQAAAYTVNTSRPILQGAVNSLNAQDVTRIIEGTTATQILKEKTSQQLIAAIAPKVDEKLNEYGIVKTINTALSGSNFLGNLLGGNKNTVNSGGLSQLASEQLVAGLFNIIEDYEHQNSKSLLGPFGK; translated from the coding sequence ATGAAAAAATATATTATTGCAGCCGCTCTTATTATAGGAACCGGTGCTGTTATTACCACCACTGTACAATCCTGTACGACATTGGCCACAAGTGACATGGGACTTTCCATTATTAAAAGAATGCTACTCAATGGTATTGATAAAGGAATGGGGATCTACACCAATAAAGAAGCCTTTCTACAGAACAATATGGTAGACAAGGCACTTCCGAAAGAGCTTAGAGATATTAACTCTATGCTGGAAAAAATTGCTCCGTCATTAGTTGCTAAAGAAAGAGATTATATTGCACAGGCTGCTGCGTATACGGTAAACACTTCAAGGCCTATTCTGCAAGGTGCAGTAAACAGTTTAAATGCTCAGGATGTAACCCGAATCATTGAGGGAACGACTGCCACACAAATTCTGAAAGAAAAAACATCTCAACAACTAATTGCAGCTATTGCCCCGAAGGTAGATGAGAAACTTAACGAATATGGGATCGTAAAAACAATTAATACCGCTTTATCCGGCAGTAATTTCCTGGGAAATCTTTTAGGAGGAAATAAAAATACTGTAAACTCAGGTGGATTGAGCCAATTAGCTTCTGAACAACTGGTTGCAGGACTCTTCAATATCATTGAAGATTACGAACACCAGAACTCCAAATCGCTGCTTGGGCCATTTGGAAAATAG
- a CDS encoding glutaminyl-peptide cyclotransferase yields the protein MKKNIIAGFAAILLLASCNKDKEILDTLNTYNNSMMAKGYHFGDKLQLPKEVTENAESVTISFGDKETTDLTIDPKFFTLGDNAVTFNIKTKGGETLNQDATINVFAKNPEKNIAYQIVAEYPHDPKNFVQGFQAEGNTIYESDGQNGSSQILKYTLGTTTPLASTKQAPEDFSEGSTIVGDKVYQLTWQSKKGYIYDKSSLKLLSEFAYPNVLGEGWGLTYDGKSLIASDGSKLLYFLDPNDPSKLIKYIAVAGSSQAYDQLNELEFHNGFLYANVWQKPIILKINPTTGEVVGTFDFTEIAKQNTKGTDDVLNGIAFKGENMLVTGKNWPKIYEVVIK from the coding sequence ATGAAAAAAAATATAATAGCGGGTTTCGCAGCAATTTTACTACTGGCATCTTGTAATAAGGATAAGGAAATTCTTGATACATTAAACACTTATAATAATTCAATGATGGCAAAAGGATATCATTTCGGTGATAAACTTCAACTTCCGAAAGAAGTAACGGAAAATGCAGAAAGCGTGACCATCAGTTTTGGAGATAAGGAAACAACAGATTTAACGATTGATCCTAAGTTTTTTACATTAGGAGATAATGCCGTTACTTTTAATATCAAAACCAAAGGTGGAGAAACCTTGAATCAGGATGCTACCATCAATGTATTTGCAAAAAATCCTGAAAAAAATATTGCTTACCAGATTGTAGCAGAATATCCTCATGATCCTAAAAACTTTGTACAGGGATTCCAGGCTGAAGGAAATACGATCTATGAAAGTGACGGTCAGAATGGGTCTTCGCAGATCTTAAAATATACATTGGGAACCACTACACCACTTGCGTCTACTAAACAGGCTCCGGAAGATTTTTCAGAAGGAAGTACGATTGTAGGAGATAAAGTATATCAATTGACCTGGCAGAGTAAAAAAGGATATATTTATGATAAAAGTTCTCTTAAATTACTTTCGGAATTTGCTTATCCGAACGTATTGGGTGAAGGTTGGGGATTGACGTATGACGGGAAAAGCCTGATTGCTTCAGACGGAAGTAAACTTTTATACTTTCTTGATCCTAATGATCCATCAAAACTAATCAAATATATTGCTGTAGCGGGAAGTTCACAAGCATACGACCAGCTAAACGAGCTGGAATTTCACAACGGATTCCTGTATGCGAATGTATGGCAAAAGCCAATCATTCTGAAAATTAACCCTACAACCGGAGAAGTAGTTGGGACATTTGATTTTACAGAAATTGCAAAACAAAACACCAAAGGAACAGATGATGTTCTGAATGGAATTGCTTTCAAAGGAGAAAATATGCTGGTAACAGGAAAGAACTGGCCGAAGATTTATGAAGTTGTTATTAAATAA
- a CDS encoding DUF493 family protein — translation MDILQGNQHASPEDFYKSLKEKLEGHHDFPEDYLFKFIIPTDQSKLTEIYKVFDGIKFTLGNRESKNGKYTACNINAFVLDANQVVKIYQEVAKIEGVILL, via the coding sequence ATGGACATATTACAAGGAAATCAACACGCAAGTCCTGAAGATTTCTATAAATCTTTAAAGGAGAAACTGGAAGGTCATCATGATTTTCCTGAGGATTATTTATTTAAATTTATTATTCCTACAGACCAATCAAAACTTACTGAAATTTACAAGGTTTTTGATGGTATTAAATTTACATTAGGGAACCGCGAAAGCAAAAATGGAAAATACACAGCCTGCAACATCAATGCATTTGTTTTAGATGCCAATCAGGTAGTGAAAATTTATCAAGAAGTAGCAAAAATAGAAGGCGTTATTCTATTGTAA
- a CDS encoding prolyl oligopeptidase family serine peptidase, with product MKLKLKHIPLLLLPFSLQLNAQEIKAELNKEFKRQEKMSYILDYPKNTKGNVPLIVFLHGSGERGNNLELVKAHSPFTYKNLIKEPVAILAPQCPADTWWDTVTVYNLIKDIQKKYKIDASRIYLTGLSMGGWGTLKLAMEHPEMFAAVASVCAPTDQVMTANIQQFKDLNMKIFHGGMDDIVLPENAFKFYQKLHPVNPSAELVIFPNDNHNSWDSAYSNPQLYEWMLSKKKEK from the coding sequence ATGAAATTAAAATTAAAGCATATCCCTCTTTTATTGCTGCCATTCTCTTTACAACTGAATGCTCAGGAGATAAAAGCAGAACTGAACAAAGAGTTTAAACGACAGGAGAAAATGTCCTATATACTGGATTATCCTAAAAACACAAAAGGAAATGTTCCATTAATCGTTTTTCTGCATGGTTCTGGAGAAAGAGGAAATAACCTTGAACTGGTAAAAGCACACAGCCCGTTTACTTATAAAAATCTGATCAAAGAACCGGTAGCTATTCTGGCCCCACAATGCCCGGCAGATACCTGGTGGGATACGGTTACAGTCTATAATTTGATTAAGGATATTCAGAAAAAATATAAAATTGATGCTTCCAGAATTTATTTGACTGGGCTTTCCATGGGAGGTTGGGGAACTTTAAAGCTGGCGATGGAGCACCCTGAGATGTTTGCAGCAGTTGCTTCAGTTTGTGCACCAACAGATCAGGTGATGACGGCCAATATTCAGCAATTTAAAGACTTGAATATGAAAATATTTCATGGAGGAATGGATGATATTGTATTACCGGAAAATGCTTTCAAATTTTATCAGAAACTTCACCCTGTGAATCCTTCGGCAGAATTAGTGATTTTCCCTAATGATAATCATAACTCATGGGATTCTGCCTATTCAAATCCACAGTTATATGAATGGATGCTGTCTAAAAAGAAAGAAAAATAA
- a CDS encoding ArsC/Spx/MgsR family protein yields the protein MLVKVLHNGNCSKSNAVLEYLDENGVHFEIINIIEDPLSVLEIKTVLKKLNQSVFHIIRKTDKLYVEEYADKNYSEEEWIKILSENPSLIQRPILVKGSVAMLGRPIENVKFFIEK from the coding sequence ATGTTAGTGAAAGTTTTACATAACGGAAACTGTTCAAAATCCAATGCAGTTTTGGAATATCTTGATGAAAACGGAGTTCATTTCGAGATCATTAATATTATTGAAGACCCACTAAGTGTTCTGGAGATCAAAACCGTATTGAAGAAGCTGAATCAGAGCGTTTTTCATATCATTCGAAAGACAGATAAACTGTATGTTGAAGAGTATGCAGATAAGAATTATTCGGAAGAAGAATGGATTAAAATTCTGTCTGAAAACCCTTCTCTGATACAAAGACCTATCTTGGTAAAAGGTTCAGTAGCCATGTTGGGAAGGCCTATTGAGAATGTAAAGTTCTTTATTGAGAAATAA
- a CDS encoding SusC/RagA family TonB-linked outer membrane protein, with protein MKQSNLKYSCLIAVLYFGMNVNAQTQPKDTAAKEQKIEEVVLIGYGSQKKENVTGSIGVVSAKDLANKPNANPLSSIQGKVAGVQILNSGAPGGSPRVDIRGIGSLTGKTVFIVDGMITDDISFLSPQDIESMSVLKDPSSLAIYGARASNGAVIIKTKTGRGKKPVFNFNSYLGIKTVTNVPKMVNSDQYLQLYNEKLINDKAKDPVFLDRSSYPADTDWFKEIFRTSIINSNDISASGALGKLNYYVSAGNLQDEGNLAAGQGINSGSGFNRFTTKVNLSYKITDHITIGNNFTFSKMRTDVVLNTLLDAYSSPPVYAPINPTTGDYQYFSLAKVPNSRAKMDLFRSQIRDQRLLNNIWGEYKFLKDFTLRISYSTDNINSNKYEYTPTFGYVPVADQKPNKLITRDSRTRNYIWDNTLSWKKDFGKHNLELLAGFSRTRNSYSQAYAEALNVNYNGNNTSLDISKGTDIYRTDFELGGRDVVPYQDRIQSFFGRVNYDYDGKYLVNASVRRDGTSKYSANDRSRVFPAISAGWVISRENFMNEQNVVNLLKLRASWGKLGNPDVQRAYTLNTTILDAGAYFGNSGYPAQTIDRVIDPNIGWETTTGKDFGLEMAMFNNKLKIDATYFDKDTKDVVYGIVQGTVSGASNWNNYVTNAYSFNNKGFEFSVSYDAKINDHIKFGIYGNMTTLKNKITSVANNSYLNAGASLFGNSIIRLEEGQAVGSYYGYQVVGIFQNQAEVNASAVQNGAQAGGFKFADLDGNGVIDVRDKTFLGSPIPKGTYGFGLNMNIYDFDFAIDFQGVFGNKIYNYNREQRYGNESWDLDFYNNRWHGEGTSNMYPMATNNQAIILPNSFYVEDGSYIRIRNIQVGYNLPTSFAKSMSITKLRLYVSAQNPWTSFKYNGFSPEILNTDRVQMGVDNNIYPISAIYTVGLNLTF; from the coding sequence ATGAAACAAAGTAATTTGAAATATTCATGTCTCATTGCGGTTCTATACTTCGGTATGAATGTCAATGCTCAGACACAACCTAAAGATACGGCTGCTAAAGAGCAGAAGATCGAAGAGGTGGTTCTGATAGGATATGGATCTCAGAAAAAAGAAAACGTGACCGGTAGTATCGGAGTCGTTTCTGCTAAAGATTTAGCTAATAAACCTAACGCCAATCCCCTGAGTTCTATACAAGGAAAAGTAGCAGGGGTGCAGATATTAAATTCCGGGGCACCGGGAGGCTCACCCAGAGTAGATATCAGAGGTATTGGATCACTGACAGGTAAAACTGTCTTTATTGTAGATGGAATGATTACCGATGATATTTCTTTCTTAAGTCCTCAGGATATTGAATCTATGAGTGTATTGAAAGATCCTTCGAGTTTGGCCATTTATGGAGCAAGAGCGTCCAATGGTGCTGTAATCATTAAAACTAAAACAGGAAGAGGGAAAAAACCGGTTTTCAATTTTAACTCCTATTTAGGAATTAAAACCGTAACGAATGTTCCTAAGATGGTTAATTCAGATCAATATTTACAGTTGTATAATGAGAAACTTATCAATGATAAGGCGAAAGATCCTGTATTTTTAGACAGGTCATCATATCCTGCTGATACAGATTGGTTTAAAGAAATTTTTAGAACAAGTATTATTAATTCTAATGATATTTCTGCGTCAGGAGCTCTTGGAAAACTGAATTATTACGTAAGTGCAGGGAATCTACAGGATGAAGGAAACCTGGCAGCAGGGCAAGGAATTAATTCAGGAAGTGGATTTAACAGATTTACGACCAAAGTGAACCTGAGTTATAAAATTACTGATCACATTACAATCGGAAATAATTTCACTTTTTCCAAAATGCGTACTGATGTTGTGCTTAATACTTTGTTGGATGCTTATTCATCGCCTCCAGTATATGCTCCCATCAATCCAACAACAGGGGATTATCAGTATTTTAGTCTGGCTAAAGTCCCTAACTCCAGAGCAAAAATGGATTTATTCAGATCTCAAATTAGAGATCAGAGATTGTTAAATAACATTTGGGGGGAATATAAATTTTTAAAAGATTTTACATTACGAATCAGTTATAGTACAGATAATATCAATTCAAATAAGTATGAGTATACTCCAACATTTGGATATGTTCCTGTAGCAGACCAAAAACCAAATAAATTAATAACAAGAGATTCCAGAACTAGAAATTATATTTGGGATAATACATTAAGCTGGAAGAAGGACTTTGGAAAACATAATTTAGAATTATTAGCAGGTTTTTCCAGAACAAGAAACTCCTACTCTCAAGCCTATGCTGAAGCGTTAAATGTAAACTATAACGGAAATAATACTTCTTTGGATATTTCTAAAGGAACAGACATTTATCGAACAGATTTTGAATTAGGAGGTAGAGATGTTGTTCCATACCAGGATAGAATTCAATCGTTTTTTGGAAGGGTTAATTATGATTATGATGGAAAATATTTAGTGAATGCTTCAGTTCGTAGAGATGGAACATCTAAATATTCTGCCAATGACAGATCTCGTGTATTTCCTGCAATAAGTGCTGGATGGGTGATTTCCAGAGAAAACTTTATGAATGAGCAGAATGTTGTTAATCTATTAAAATTAAGAGCAAGCTGGGGTAAATTAGGAAATCCGGATGTACAGAGAGCCTATACATTAAATACGACTATCCTGGATGCGGGTGCCTATTTCGGAAATTCCGGATATCCTGCACAAACAATAGACAGGGTGATAGATCCAAATATTGGTTGGGAAACCACTACAGGTAAAGATTTTGGATTGGAAATGGCTATGTTCAATAATAAACTGAAAATCGATGCTACTTATTTTGATAAGGATACCAAGGATGTAGTATATGGTATTGTTCAAGGAACAGTTTCTGGTGCTTCTAACTGGAATAATTATGTTACCAATGCTTATTCTTTTAATAATAAAGGATTTGAATTTTCAGTCAGCTATGATGCTAAGATCAATGATCATATAAAGTTTGGCATCTATGGGAATATGACTACACTTAAAAACAAAATTACTTCTGTAGCTAATAATTCTTATTTAAATGCAGGAGCAAGTCTATTTGGTAACTCAATCATAAGGCTAGAAGAAGGACAGGCGGTAGGTTCGTATTATGGATATCAGGTAGTAGGCATTTTCCAGAATCAGGCAGAAGTAAATGCCTCTGCTGTTCAGAACGGAGCACAAGCTGGAGGATTTAAATTTGCAGATCTTGACGGAAATGGTGTAATAGACGTGAGAGATAAAACATTTTTAGGAAGTCCTATTCCTAAAGGAACTTATGGATTCGGGTTGAATATGAATATATACGATTTTGACTTCGCTATTGATTTTCAAGGTGTTTTTGGTAACAAAATTTACAACTACAACCGAGAGCAGCGTTATGGAAACGAAAGCTGGGATCTGGATTTCTATAATAATAGATGGCATGGGGAAGGAACATCCAATATGTATCCAATGGCAACCAATAACCAGGCTATTATTTTACCCAATAGTTTCTATGTAGAAGATGGCAGTTACATCAGAATCAGAAATATTCAAGTAGGGTATAATTTACCTACATCATTTGCAAAATCAATGTCTATTACCAAATTAAGATTATATGTAAGTGCTCAAAACCCTTGGACTAGCTTTAAATATAACGGATTCTCACCTGAAATCTTAAATACCGACAGAGTACAAATGGGTGTGGATAATAACATCTATCCGATTTCAGCTATTTATACTGTTGGGCTTAATTTAACATTTTAA
- a CDS encoding deoxynucleoside kinase, whose product MHIAVTGNIGAGKTTLTTMLSKHYGWDAQFEDVDHNPYLEDFYSDMSKWSFALQVYFLGSRFRQVKEIRESGKNIIQDRTIYEDAHIFAENLNDMNLLSDRDFNNYSSVFDLMKSFVSAPDLLIYLKSDVPNLVKKIYKRGREYEASISIEYLSKLNQKYEKWISNYTEGKLLIIEVDNLDFVEKPEDFGLILEKIETELHGLF is encoded by the coding sequence ATGCATATTGCAGTTACAGGAAACATTGGAGCAGGAAAAACAACTTTAACTACGATGCTTTCTAAGCATTACGGATGGGATGCACAGTTTGAAGACGTAGATCACAACCCTTATCTGGAGGATTTTTATTCAGATATGAGCAAGTGGAGCTTTGCGCTGCAGGTATATTTTCTGGGAAGCAGATTCCGTCAGGTAAAAGAGATCAGAGAAAGCGGTAAAAATATTATTCAGGACCGTACTATTTATGAAGATGCACATATCTTTGCAGAGAACCTTAATGATATGAACCTTCTTTCCGACAGGGATTTCAATAATTATTCATCTGTTTTTGATCTGATGAAATCTTTTGTTTCGGCACCGGATCTTTTAATTTACTTAAAATCCGACGTTCCGAATCTGGTTAAGAAAATCTACAAAAGAGGACGCGAATATGAAGCATCCATCAGTATTGAATATCTTTCAAAGTTGAATCAGAAATATGAAAAATGGATTTCCAATTATACAGAAGGAAAACTATTAATTATAGAAGTAGATAATTTAGATTTCGTTGAAAAACCTGAGGATTTTGGATTGATTTTGGAAAAAATTGAAACAGAATTGCACGGATTGTTTTAA